Proteins encoded in a region of the Osmerus mordax isolate fOsmMor3 chromosome 17, fOsmMor3.pri, whole genome shotgun sequence genome:
- the gxylt1b gene encoding glucoside xylosyltransferase 1, giving the protein MRRYIRAFLVCTVLAVLSVLYVYSKLFYSTLLDGGGVGRMTFLSPAASQRRAIGQGTKLLKDRKGPESQHWNNRNIMRQRVESDPSPAPIMHLGVVACGQRLEETLTMVKSAVLLSSKQLLLHLFSEELLHSSFTLALESWPGHVRSRFSYRLYPITLPQEHAAEWRKLFKPCASQRLFLPLILKDVDSLLYVDSDVVFLEPVDALWAFLTAFNSTQMVAMAPEHEEPRIAWYNRFARHPYYGRTGVNSGVMLMNMTRIRSTYFKNDMTSVGLRWEELLRPLLQKYKLNITWGDQDLLNIIFHHNPECLMEVSCQWNYRPDHCIYGSNCVSAEEAGVCILHGNRGVYHDNKQPAFRAVYDAIKQYSFDADPVSSLLRPLEAALQNTTHTYCGKAQHQLTKRLAVSLTSTHRG; this is encoded by the exons ATGCGGCGATACATTCGTGCATTCCTCGTGTGCACGGTGTTGGCAGTGTTATCGGTATTGTACGTGTACAGTAAACTGTTCTACTCGACTCTGTTGGACGGAGGAGGCGTCGGTAGGATGACTTTCTTGTCGCCAGCTGCTTCCCAGCGGAGAGCCATCGGACAAGGAACCAAGCtgctaaaagacagaaaaggccCCGAGAGCCAACATTGGAATAACAG gAACATCATGCGTCAGAGGGTTGAGAGCGATCCCAGTCCTGCTCCCATCATGCACCTGGGCGTGGTGGCGTGCGgccagaggctggaggagacccTGACCATGGTCAAGTCTGCCGTGCTCCTCAGCTCCAAACAGCTCCTCCTGCACCTGTTCTCTGAGGAGCTTCTGCACAGCAGCTTCACACTGGCG TTGGAGTCTTGGCCTGGCCATGTGCGCTCCAGGTTCAGCTACAGGCTTTACCCCATCACCCTCCCCCAGGAGCACGCTGCAGAGTGGAGGAAGCTGTTCAAACCCTGCGCCTCCCAGAGGCTCTTCCTCCCT CTCATCCTGAAAGACGTAGACTCCCTGCTCTACGTGGACTCTGACGTTGTGTTCCTGGAACCTGTCGACGCCCTGTGGGCGTTCCTGACCGCCTTCAACTCCACCCAGATGGTTGCCATGGCGCCGGAGCACGAGGAGCCGCGCATAGCCTGGTACAACCGCTTCGCCCGACACCCGTACTACGGACGCACCGGGGTCAACTCTGGGGTCATGCTGATGAACATGACCCGCATCAGGAGCACCTACTTCAAG AATGACATGACGTCCGTAGGACTCAGGTGGGAGGAGCTACTGAGGCCTCTGCTGCAGAAATACAAACTGAACATCACCTGGGGAGACCAGGACCTGCTTAACATTATCTTCCACCACAAccctg AGTGTCTGATGGAGGTGTCATGCCAGTGGAACTACCGCCCAGACCACTGTATCTACGGCTCCAACTGTGTCTCAGCAGAGGAAGCTGGGGTCTGCATCCTCCATGGCAACAGGGGGGTCTACCATGACAACAAACAACCTGCATTCAGAGCTGTATACGATGCGATAAAGCAG TACTCGTTTGACGCGGACCCAGTCAGCTCTCTGCTGCGCCCCCTGGAGGCAGCACTGCAGAACACCACCCACACCTACTGTGGCAAGGCCCAACACCAGCTCACCAAAAGACTGGCAGTCAGTCTAACTAGCACACACAGAGGCTGA